The Terriglobus tenax genome contains a region encoding:
- a CDS encoding DUF1565 domain-containing protein: MDATTIQQAIDGAKDGDVIKVSPGTYAGSFDFRGKAITLRGDAAGVILKGNGAGPVVLFHNGEGRDSLLSNVTVEGGASTSKFDAGGIYIDHASPTVENSTITNNSGCGIGVHFGAPRLTNNILRRNIAINGGGCHPPDGTYADLFGGGIVLNGGSSDNVGSHRNEMIAEYIQHFLNGSAGHLPSDERRLAESYSMSEGSKSAVEQPIS; encoded by the coding sequence ATGGATGCAACTACGATTCAGCAAGCCATTGACGGCGCGAAAGATGGCGACGTCATCAAGGTCTCACCCGGAACATATGCTGGCTCCTTCGACTTCAGAGGCAAAGCGATTACGTTACGAGGAGATGCAGCCGGTGTCATCCTCAAAGGGAATGGGGCCGGCCCTGTGGTTCTTTTTCACAATGGCGAGGGTAGGGATTCACTTCTGAGCAATGTGACCGTAGAGGGAGGAGCCTCAACGAGTAAGTTCGATGCGGGCGGGATCTACATCGATCATGCTTCCCCAACGGTCGAGAATTCAACCATCACCAATAACAGCGGCTGTGGCATCGGCGTGCACTTTGGAGCGCCACGCCTGACGAACAACATCCTTCGCCGAAACATTGCGATCAACGGGGGTGGTTGCCATCCTCCTGATGGAACTTATGCTGACTTGTTTGGTGGAGGAATCGTCTTGAACGGAGGCTCTTCTGACAACGTTGGTTCTCACCGTAACGAGATGATTGCTGAATATATTCAGCATTTCCTCAATGGAAGTGCGGGGCATCTTCCAAGCGATGAAAGACGCCTCGCAGAAAGTTACTCAATGTCAGAAGGGAGCAAAAGTGCTGTAGAACAGCCCATTTCCTGA
- a CDS encoding copper resistance protein CopC — protein MKLKKYALGFAFTALSCVPAAFAHAHPKIMVPASDSTGPAPAKIVVTFSEAVEPKFSSLTLTDEKGTAISKEKSVGDPGDTKTLSLAVPKLAPGDYLVHWVSVAPDGHKMQGEYKFTVK, from the coding sequence GTGAAGCTGAAGAAGTACGCTCTCGGATTTGCTTTCACCGCACTTAGCTGCGTTCCGGCAGCTTTTGCGCATGCCCACCCGAAGATCATGGTGCCGGCCTCTGATTCCACCGGTCCCGCGCCTGCGAAGATCGTCGTCACCTTCTCGGAAGCAGTTGAGCCGAAGTTCAGCTCCCTGACCCTGACCGATGAGAAGGGCACGGCCATCAGCAAGGAAAAATCCGTCGGTGATCCCGGCGATACCAAGACCCTGTCGCTGGCCGTGCCGAAGCTTGCACCAGGCGATTACCTGGTGCACTGGGTATCCGTCGCTCCGGACGGCCACAAGATGCAGGGCGAGTATAAGTTCACGGTGAAGTAG
- a CDS encoding M20/M25/M40 family metallo-hydrolase, with protein sequence MRSRLMALCLIGLLAGPIACNKKETKTASTSTKPKLGINPNGTGGKGPDESQAPPELKKVFDYIDTHIDEHVENLQKWIQQPSISNSGEGIPESAEMVKGFFDKLGCQTTRVIDVGITEYGTPGNPVVYAKCDEGAPKTVAIYWQYDTMPVTQPDLWVAPPFEGRIVPGKDAGLPNIPRVLVGRGATNSKGPEMAQLNALMAYKQVNGKLPVNLIFIAEGDEERMDIGLRKFFADHSDLLKEADALYAGGPSEGCVYVELTTSGSKWGRGPTVSDVHGVMKRTTDSPAWRHIHMLASLTSMDGNTPLIDGFFENMEKPTPEQMEELKKRGANMNLEQMAKSQGVARYMSDDPVQVLKDGRFGTSFNLDGIWGGNMYAGGAGAILPNKITSKHNFRYVPKMNGLDIVKKLRAQLDKNGYKDVEVKLIGDVPWSRGSSANTDISNAHKKAGELLGLGGDRNGAFMMASHYNHLGQDKALGVAETEATGGYWPSYLFADGEVGQKVGTISIPMGMGARGGQGGRAHAANEYYAVEGSRWDNGMAGAEKLVAASIYYYSQTTTVTPKPKTTAASK encoded by the coding sequence ATGCGATCCCGGTTGATGGCTTTGTGTCTTATCGGTCTCCTGGCAGGACCGATTGCGTGCAATAAGAAGGAAACCAAGACGGCTTCTACGTCCACTAAACCCAAGCTTGGCATCAACCCGAACGGCACGGGAGGCAAAGGGCCCGATGAGAGCCAGGCCCCTCCTGAACTGAAGAAAGTCTTCGACTATATCGACACGCACATCGATGAGCACGTCGAGAACCTGCAGAAGTGGATCCAGCAGCCATCCATCTCCAACTCGGGCGAGGGCATTCCCGAGTCGGCTGAAATGGTGAAGGGCTTCTTTGACAAGCTCGGCTGCCAGACAACCCGCGTTATTGACGTGGGTATCACCGAGTACGGTACTCCTGGCAATCCGGTCGTTTACGCCAAATGCGATGAGGGAGCTCCGAAAACCGTCGCTATCTACTGGCAGTACGACACCATGCCCGTCACGCAGCCGGACCTCTGGGTTGCGCCTCCGTTTGAAGGCCGCATCGTTCCCGGCAAGGACGCTGGCCTGCCGAACATCCCGCGCGTTCTGGTCGGTCGTGGCGCCACCAATTCGAAAGGGCCGGAGATGGCCCAGCTCAACGCTCTGATGGCCTACAAGCAGGTGAACGGCAAGCTGCCGGTCAACCTCATCTTCATCGCGGAAGGCGACGAAGAGCGCATGGACATCGGTCTGCGTAAATTTTTCGCGGACCACTCCGACCTGCTGAAGGAAGCCGATGCGCTCTACGCCGGTGGCCCTTCGGAAGGCTGCGTCTACGTCGAGCTGACCACCAGTGGCAGCAAGTGGGGTCGCGGTCCTACCGTCAGCGACGTGCACGGTGTGATGAAGCGTACGACCGATAGCCCCGCATGGCGTCACATCCACATGCTGGCCTCGCTCACCTCCATGGACGGCAATACGCCTCTGATCGATGGCTTCTTTGAGAACATGGAGAAGCCCACGCCGGAGCAGATGGAAGAACTGAAGAAGCGTGGCGCCAACATGAACCTGGAGCAGATGGCCAAGTCGCAGGGCGTTGCCCGCTACATGTCCGACGATCCAGTTCAGGTTCTGAAGGACGGTCGCTTCGGCACCAGCTTCAACCTCGATGGCATCTGGGGTGGCAATATGTACGCCGGTGGCGCTGGCGCCATCCTGCCCAACAAAATCACCTCGAAGCACAACTTCCGCTACGTGCCTAAGATGAACGGTCTGGACATCGTGAAGAAGCTTCGTGCACAGCTCGACAAGAATGGCTACAAGGATGTTGAAGTCAAGCTGATTGGCGATGTGCCGTGGTCACGCGGATCTTCGGCGAACACCGATATCTCCAACGCTCACAAGAAGGCTGGCGAGTTGCTCGGTCTTGGCGGCGACCGCAACGGCGCCTTCATGATGGCTTCGCACTATAACCACTTGGGGCAGGACAAAGCGCTCGGCGTCGCCGAAACTGAAGCCACCGGTGGCTATTGGCCCTCGTACCTCTTTGCGGATGGCGAGGTCGGCCAGAAGGTCGGCACCATCTCCATCCCGATGGGTATGGGCGCTCGTGGTGGCCAGGGAGGTCGCGCCCATGCAGCCAACGAGTACTACGCGGTGGAGGGTTCGCGCTGGGACAACGGTATGGCCGGTGCTGAGAAGCTGGTCGCCGCCAGCATCTACTACTACTCTCAGACCACGACGGTCACGCCAAAGCCGAAGACCACCGCGGCTTCCAAGTAA
- a CDS encoding CopD family protein — MQPLHLAILTAVMTGATRFAELPPAFGDVLETHAGRILFPQGIMAILLAFAALLPLPRRYRLSGCGVFFLALSVFRAAAGHAASDGDYTLRELSQWVHLLSTAVWAGGVLVAGWIVFPRLVSAEEQYRCGRSLSFQSTMALGFLFLSGLWNTWLGVEGEAKALLHSRWGAILAVKVLLVVAALALGVVNRRTLAMPLTDDSASRFRLTVQTEAGLMLAILLLSAWLGNTSPLPG; from the coding sequence ATGCAGCCACTCCACCTGGCGATCCTGACAGCGGTTATGACCGGCGCCACCCGCTTTGCGGAACTGCCGCCTGCATTTGGCGATGTGCTGGAAACCCACGCCGGCCGCATCCTGTTCCCGCAAGGCATTATGGCAATCCTGCTTGCATTCGCCGCACTGCTTCCCTTGCCCCGCCGGTATCGCTTGTCGGGATGCGGTGTTTTTTTCCTGGCGCTCTCTGTCTTCCGGGCGGCTGCGGGGCATGCGGCTTCGGATGGCGATTACACGCTTCGCGAGCTTTCGCAGTGGGTCCATCTGCTCTCAACCGCAGTGTGGGCTGGCGGTGTTCTGGTAGCAGGATGGATTGTCTTTCCGAGGCTTGTCTCGGCGGAGGAACAATACCGTTGCGGCCGCAGCCTTTCGTTCCAGTCCACCATGGCTCTGGGGTTCCTCTTCCTGAGTGGTCTATGGAATACGTGGCTGGGTGTTGAAGGAGAAGCTAAAGCCCTGCTCCATTCCAGATGGGGAGCGATTCTCGCGGTCAAGGTTCTGCTGGTGGTAGCTGCATTGGCTTTAGGAGTCGTGAATCGCAGGACTCTGGCGATGCCGTTGACCGACGACTCGGCAAGTCGGTTCCGGTTGACGGTTCAAACGGAGGCCGGTCTGATGCTGGCGATTCTTTTGCTCTCCGCCTGGCTAGGCAATACCTCTCCTTTGCCGGGATGA
- a CDS encoding DUF4159 domain-containing protein, producing the protein MKLLAGTTVAAVVLACCSVVRAYQRTAYFGFDDSEQRQAQKAEFVWSRLAYTARSGGNGYGWGWGRAAWSRDYPKADRQFLVAMKRLTRIEGRPYEQVVDLNSDAIFDYPWVYAVQAQTWTFSDAEAKRLRDYLNKGGFLMVDDFHGSQDWEDFMAGMRQVLPDRPVEDLQSGDEIFHVLYDMDDRIQVPGEHYIRTHRTYEKDGYTPKWRAIRDDKGRIMVAICHNMHLGDAWEWADDPDYPEKFAAQAFRVGLNYIVYGMTH; encoded by the coding sequence ATGAAGCTGCTCGCCGGAACCACAGTTGCCGCCGTCGTCCTTGCGTGCTGCTCGGTGGTACGGGCGTACCAACGGACGGCGTACTTTGGCTTTGACGACTCGGAACAGCGGCAGGCCCAGAAGGCTGAGTTTGTCTGGTCCCGCCTCGCCTATACGGCGCGCTCCGGCGGCAATGGATATGGATGGGGCTGGGGACGCGCGGCGTGGTCGCGCGATTATCCTAAGGCCGACCGCCAGTTCCTGGTTGCGATGAAGCGCCTGACCCGCATTGAGGGCCGCCCCTATGAGCAGGTCGTCGACCTGAACTCCGATGCCATCTTCGACTATCCGTGGGTCTATGCCGTGCAGGCACAGACCTGGACCTTCTCCGATGCCGAGGCCAAGCGCCTGCGCGATTACCTGAACAAGGGCGGCTTCCTGATGGTGGACGACTTCCATGGATCGCAGGACTGGGAAGATTTTATGGCGGGCATGCGGCAGGTGCTGCCCGACCGTCCGGTAGAAGACCTGCAGAGCGGCGATGAGATCTTTCACGTGCTGTATGACATGGATGATCGCATCCAGGTTCCGGGCGAGCACTACATTCGTACGCACAGAACCTATGAGAAGGATGGCTACACGCCGAAGTGGCGCGCCATTCGTGACGACAAGGGACGCATCATGGTTGCAATCTGCCACAACATGCACCTGGGCGATGCGTGGGAATGGGCCGATGATCCTGACTATCCTGAGAAGTTTGCCGCGCAGGCGTTTCGCGTCGGTCTGAATTACATCGTGTATGGCATGACGCATTGA
- a CDS encoding carboxypeptidase-like regulatory domain-containing protein produces MRNRHKENLRIAGALTISVILFVTARDRLPTAFNQRGTSMETINTVHRITVMFSIVVPLAIVQTFALPMAAQEKSASLGGRVTDANGLALVSEVRAYQEITEEGFRTLKIACSAITNTDGIFSCTGLPSGRYIVQILPATSKAVKAPTPDQIVPSSFYFPHTTNVDSAEHITLHVNQSEWVSAVAPFASVTSVTGLISDRPAGAMLNLSSVSDTLQIDTGIHFRYDPANGRFIGKNVPYGHYVLTAKWISANLPQQAEVSFDVGEVPIEHLSLEATPTVVVFGQLEGFDDDDLHLRLQSLEGRTRDSVTTAKKGTFQFQPVPVGRYVISVDSPHTVYVDRVTMGGKETDGAVVTFTSGAKANLKLTIASPTQNADGSVESCRAPTGCEVIAVEASSGEVRTTKTDRTGKFHIEGLRPGDYRFYASIDDGAIAYRDTKDFQKFEKDSTELHIQANGFNEALRLHPIDNK; encoded by the coding sequence ATGCGTAATCGTCACAAAGAAAACTTGCGCATCGCAGGAGCGCTGACCATTTCGGTCATACTGTTTGTGACAGCGAGAGATCGTCTGCCAACCGCCTTCAACCAACGAGGCACAAGCATGGAAACGATTAACACGGTTCATCGGATCACAGTTATGTTCTCAATCGTCGTTCCACTAGCAATTGTCCAAACTTTTGCTTTGCCGATGGCGGCTCAAGAAAAAAGCGCGTCCCTTGGAGGGCGCGTGACCGATGCGAATGGACTTGCGCTAGTTTCGGAAGTTCGCGCTTATCAGGAGATCACCGAAGAAGGCTTCCGCACTCTCAAGATTGCGTGTAGCGCGATCACAAATACAGATGGCATCTTCTCATGTACGGGATTACCTTCAGGCCGGTATATCGTCCAGATTCTTCCTGCGACGTCAAAGGCAGTAAAAGCTCCGACACCCGATCAGATTGTTCCATCCTCCTTCTATTTCCCGCATACAACTAATGTTGATTCGGCAGAACACATCACGTTGCATGTCAATCAATCTGAATGGGTCAGTGCCGTGGCTCCCTTCGCTAGTGTCACCTCGGTGACGGGCCTGATCTCCGATAGACCTGCGGGAGCCATGCTCAATCTCAGCTCTGTATCAGACACTTTGCAAATCGATACTGGCATCCACTTCAGATATGATCCCGCGAACGGAAGATTCATTGGAAAGAATGTGCCGTACGGCCATTATGTCCTGACGGCAAAATGGATATCTGCCAACTTGCCCCAACAAGCGGAAGTTTCATTCGACGTAGGCGAGGTTCCCATTGAGCATTTATCGCTAGAGGCGACGCCTACCGTTGTAGTCTTTGGTCAACTCGAAGGATTCGATGATGATGATCTGCATCTGCGGCTTCAAAGCCTAGAAGGCCGCACACGTGATTCCGTCACGACGGCTAAGAAGGGAACGTTTCAATTTCAACCGGTACCGGTGGGCCGCTATGTGATATCGGTTGACTCCCCGCACACTGTCTACGTGGATCGTGTCACCATGGGTGGCAAGGAAACGGATGGAGCCGTGGTCACATTCACGAGCGGTGCCAAAGCTAATCTGAAATTAACTATTGCAAGCCCGACACAGAACGCCGATGGTTCAGTCGAGTCATGTAGGGCTCCAACTGGTTGTGAGGTGATTGCAGTTGAAGCAAGCTCAGGCGAAGTTAGGACGACCAAGACAGACCGCACGGGCAAATTTCATATCGAAGGGTTGAGACCGGGGGATTACCGCTTCTACGCCTCGATCGATGATGGTGCCATAGCTTACCGCGATACAAAAGATTTCCAGAAATTTGAGAAAGATAGCACTGAGCTTCACATCCAAGCGAACGGCTTCAACGAAGCCTTACGCTTGCATCCGATTGACAATAAATGA
- a CDS encoding sensor histidine kinase, with protein MWARSGELRQVFTNIIVNAIDALPKDGKLTVRVSAASNHERACVLIADDGPGIPEAIRENVFQPFFSTKPKKGTGLDLWVSRTIIEKYGGSIQMRSWPPPRKPSGTVFRICVPCKASLPDSTQL; from the coding sequence ATGTGGGCCCGATCTGGTGAGCTGCGACAGGTCTTCACAAATATCATCGTCAATGCGATCGACGCATTGCCGAAAGATGGGAAGCTCACGGTACGAGTGTCCGCCGCCTCGAATCACGAAAGGGCTTGTGTACTCATCGCCGATGACGGCCCCGGAATTCCTGAAGCGATTCGAGAAAACGTCTTTCAGCCCTTCTTTTCTACGAAGCCTAAGAAAGGGACGGGATTGGACCTTTGGGTGAGCCGAACGATTATTGAAAAGTATGGCGGCTCGATCCAGATGCGGTCTTGGCCTCCCCCAAGGAAGCCCAGCGGAACAGTATTTCGCATCTGCGTGCCGTGCAAGGCTAGCTTGCCTGATTCAACGCAGTTATGA
- a CDS encoding multicopper oxidase family protein, which produces MALTAPALPGLAQMAQMPMPAHSQPPQGPPADITLTIEPVTVDLAPDRILSTIGYNGTSPGPVLRMKQDRPVTVDIVNRTDTPEFLHWHGFLISPEADGVEEQGSQPIAPRETRRIQFTPTLAGSRWYHTHAMAESDLHKGAYTGQFGFVYIDPASGDPGHYDQEHFLALRDWEPFFSSTMEDDDDEDGKPAVQPEKPTRDLPGAPGLEVSSMTYSINDKALGAGQPIRVKQGDRVLFHLLNASAIENRRIAFAGHKFRIIAMDGNPVPTPHEVDAIFLGAGERVCAMVEMNNPGVWIMGATNEMIRNAGLGIVVEYANQHKKALWTPPGPASWDYTLFAKPGAPAQKPDAVIDMVFEKAPGGFGKFNAWFINGKPYPHEREFLLEKGKRYRLVYRNRTDDAHPMHLHRHQTELVEINGKWTHGLIKDTVVVPYFGRASVDFVADQPGLSLFHCHIQNHMDYGFKALFRYS; this is translated from the coding sequence ATGGCGCTGACTGCTCCAGCCTTGCCGGGACTTGCGCAAATGGCGCAGATGCCGATGCCTGCCCATTCTCAGCCTCCCCAGGGACCGCCGGCAGATATTACCCTGACCATCGAACCCGTAACGGTCGATCTTGCCCCGGACCGCATCCTGTCCACCATCGGCTATAACGGCACTTCGCCTGGGCCAGTCCTCCGTATGAAGCAGGACAGGCCAGTCACCGTCGATATCGTCAACCGGACGGACACACCGGAGTTCCTTCATTGGCACGGTTTCCTCATTTCGCCCGAGGCCGACGGAGTCGAGGAGCAGGGCTCACAGCCGATTGCGCCACGGGAGACACGTCGCATTCAGTTCACGCCAACTCTCGCCGGCTCCCGCTGGTATCACACCCATGCCATGGCGGAGTCCGACCTGCACAAAGGTGCCTATACCGGTCAGTTTGGCTTTGTCTATATTGACCCCGCCTCAGGAGATCCGGGGCACTACGACCAGGAGCACTTTCTCGCCCTGCGCGACTGGGAACCATTCTTCTCCTCCACCATGGAGGACGATGACGACGAGGACGGCAAACCCGCCGTCCAGCCCGAGAAGCCAACCCGCGACCTGCCGGGCGCGCCTGGGCTGGAGGTCAGTTCCATGACCTACTCCATCAATGACAAGGCGCTTGGAGCGGGGCAGCCCATCCGTGTAAAGCAGGGCGACCGCGTCCTTTTCCACCTGCTTAACGCCTCGGCCATTGAGAACCGTCGCATCGCTTTCGCGGGGCACAAGTTCAGGATCATTGCCATGGACGGCAACCCGGTTCCAACACCCCACGAGGTTGACGCTATCTTTCTCGGTGCCGGGGAACGAGTTTGCGCCATGGTGGAGATGAATAACCCAGGCGTCTGGATCATGGGAGCCACTAACGAGATGATCCGCAACGCAGGCCTCGGCATTGTTGTGGAGTACGCCAACCAGCATAAGAAAGCTCTTTGGACGCCGCCAGGCCCGGCAAGCTGGGACTACACGCTCTTCGCAAAACCCGGTGCGCCGGCGCAGAAACCGGACGCCGTCATCGACATGGTCTTTGAGAAGGCTCCTGGCGGCTTTGGCAAGTTCAATGCATGGTTTATCAACGGCAAGCCCTATCCGCACGAACGGGAATTTCTCCTCGAAAAAGGGAAGCGCTATCGCCTGGTTTATCGCAACCGCACGGACGACGCCCACCCCATGCACCTGCACCGTCACCAGACAGAACTGGTCGAGATCAATGGCAAGTGGACCCACGGACTGATCAAGGACACAGTGGTCGTTCCCTATTTCGGCCGCGCTTCGGTGGACTTTGTTGCCGACCAGCCAGGTCTATCACTCTTCCATTGCCACATCCAGAACCACATGGACTACGGATTCAAGGCGCTCTTTCGCTATAGCTGA
- a CDS encoding ABC transporter ATP-binding protein, with amino-acid sequence MNPVISVRNLTKTYQVGEHQVHALRSISLDVYPGEFVSVIGPSGSGKSTLMHILGCLDQPTGGEYFLDGRDVARLSDDEISLVRNKQIGFVFQGFNLLTRTSALENVELPLLYGNTNISAAERRKRAMGALESVGLGARWDHHTNQLSGGQQQRVAIARALLNSPSILLADEPTGNLDSKTSIEVMEIFQSLQRERGITIVLITHEMDVAAYGSRIITFKDGNVLSDVANDSRRHASGELESLPVAVEGAK; translated from the coding sequence ATGAATCCTGTGATTTCCGTTCGTAACCTTACGAAGACGTACCAGGTCGGCGAGCACCAGGTGCATGCTCTTCGTTCTATTTCGCTCGACGTGTATCCCGGCGAGTTTGTATCGGTCATCGGTCCATCCGGCTCCGGCAAGTCGACGCTGATGCACATCCTCGGTTGCCTTGACCAGCCAACCGGCGGCGAATACTTTCTTGACGGTCGCGATGTCGCTCGCCTCAGCGATGATGAAATCTCCCTTGTCCGTAACAAGCAGATCGGCTTTGTCTTCCAGGGGTTCAACCTGCTCACACGCACCTCGGCGCTGGAGAATGTCGAACTACCGTTGCTCTACGGCAACACAAATATCTCTGCCGCGGAACGTCGCAAGCGTGCCATGGGAGCTCTTGAGTCTGTCGGTCTTGGTGCCCGTTGGGATCACCACACCAACCAGCTCTCCGGTGGTCAGCAGCAGCGCGTTGCCATTGCCCGCGCCCTGTTGAACAGCCCCTCTATCCTGCTTGCCGATGAGCCCACGGGCAATCTCGACAGCAAGACCTCCATTGAAGTGATGGAGATCTTCCAATCGCTGCAACGCGAGCGTGGTATTACCATCGTGCTCATCACGCATGAAATGGATGTGGCTGCCTATGGCTCTCGCATCATCACCTTCAAGGACGGCAATGTCCTTTCGGATGTGGCGAACGACAGCCGGCGCCATGCCAGCGGAGAACTGGAGAGCCTGCCCGTAGCAGTTGAAGGAGCAAAGTAG